In Candidatus Dadabacteria bacterium, the DNA window AAAAAGCGGGCGGAAGAAGTAACACTGAAAGAAAAGGAGGTTGTTATGATTACTTCAATCAAAGTTATGCGGATGGGCGACACCGTAGGTGTTATTCTGCCGGAAAAGGTTGTTGCCAAACTGAGGGTTGTAGCGGGAGACAAATTGAATGTTACTGAAACTCCCACCGGGGTCAGTCTCTCTCGCTATGACAAGAGGCAAGAGAAAGTGATGGAAATTGCCGATCGGGTTATGGAAA includes these proteins:
- a CDS encoding AbrB/MazE/SpoVT family DNA-binding domain-containing protein is translated as MITSIKVMRMGDTVGVILPEKVVAKLRVVAGDKLNVTETPTGVSLSRYDKRQEKVMEIADRVMEKERDVLKKLAG